In Pirellula sp. SH-Sr6A, the DNA window CAGCGGGGAGTTGGTTTGTGTTGCGAACTTCGGAACCTCGACGATGGACTTGGTAGTTCGGAGCGAACAAGCGAATTCGAACCTTGCATTCGATGCTTACACCGATCGCATCCCCAAGCGGAACACACCGATTCGATTGGTATTGAAGCTATCCGACGAAATCGCATTTGGTTCCGAACCCGAACATGAAACGGCGAAACCGGAGTACATCGACAAGCCAATTCCTGATGCCGTGTCACGCTTGCTAGCACCGGCAAAGAAGTAGTGGCTGTTCCCTTTTTCCTTTTCGCACGTCGACGTCCATTGCGACGTCCATTCCGACATACTATCGACTCTCTCCAATTAGATTTGAATCCATGGGTTTTGGCTCACGACTGACTTCCGCCGTTCTCACGAAAAAGAATCCCGTCTGCGTCGGATTGGACCCTAGGTGGCAGCAGTTGCCCGGTGTACTGCGGGTCGATCCGAGGGCCCGAGGATGGCAAGCTACCGCAGATGCGTATCGAACATTTTGTTACTCGATCATCGATGTCGTTGCGCCACTGGTACCCATCGTAAAGCCCCAGAGCGCATTTTTTGAAGAGCTGGGCCCTTCAGGTGTGAGCGTCTTGGAGCAAGTAGTCCGTTACGCCACTTCGAAGGGGCTGCTGGTCATCTTGGATGGAAAGAGAAACGATATCGGTTCGACCGCCACCGCGTATGCGAAGGCGTACTTGGGAACAGATAGTCCGTTCGGAGCGGATTCTCTCACCGTCAGTCCGTTTCTGGGCAAAGACTCGCTGGATCCCTTTGTTGATCGCTGTATCGAAGCGGATGCAGGAATATTCGTTCTGGTAAAGACGTCCAACCCAGGAAGCGGTTTCATGCAAGATCTATCGCTTGATGGGGCGACGATTTCCGATCGAGTCGCGGACTACGTTCAGGAACAAGCAATGAAGACGGCAGATTCGCCGAACGGGTATGGTTCGGTTGGATGTGTGGTGGGTGCTACGTATCCC includes these proteins:
- the pyrF gene encoding orotidine-5'-phosphate decarboxylase, which encodes MGFGSRLTSAVLTKKNPVCVGLDPRWQQLPGVLRVDPRARGWQATADAYRTFCYSIIDVVAPLVPIVKPQSAFFEELGPSGVSVLEQVVRYATSKGLLVILDGKRNDIGSTATAYAKAYLGTDSPFGADSLTVSPFLGKDSLDPFVDRCIEADAGIFVLVKTSNPGSGFMQDLSLDGATISDRVADYVQEQAMKTADSPNGYGSVGCVVGATYPEQLIAMRQRMPNAWILIPGYGAQGGSAEDVRHGLDSRGLGAVVNSSRGIIFAHEKPQYASVGDWTQAVEAATREMIEQLR